The Acanthopagrus latus isolate v.2019 chromosome 6, fAcaLat1.1, whole genome shotgun sequence genome includes a region encoding these proteins:
- the LOC119021808 gene encoding E3 ubiquitin-protein ligase MARCHF9-like, translated as MFKYRIRMFFNELKVLFLMRSGSSSSRRTDTGTDPDTQTRMRGLAMRGCGWPPLSCSHRDDEEEYYGSDPRPRSLAFENNEDGAKDNKDGGLDAASLPSLSESGTRSPQCRICFQGPEKGELLSPCRCAGSVRCTHQSCLIRWISERGSWSCELCYFKYQVLAISTKNPLQWQAISLTVIERVQIAAIILGSLFLIASISWLVWSSLSPQAKWQRQDLLFQICYGMYGFMDIVCIGLIIHEGSSVYRIFKRWQAVNQKWKVLNYEKAKDLDDPIGSSSKGRVERNPSNTDRGRRTGRHVRTILNHHCGYTILHILSQLRPNNLRHANQEVVMRVTTV; from the exons ATGTTTAAGTATCGGATCCGGATGTTTTTCAATGAACTCAAAGTGTTGTTCCTGATGCGCTCCggatccagcagcagcaggaggacggacaCAGGCACAGACCCGGACACCCAGACCAGGATGAGAGGGCTCGCCATGCGGGGCTGCGGGTGGCCGCCTCTCAGCTGCTCCCACCGGGACGACGAGGAGGAATATTACGGCTCTGACCCGCGGCCACGCAGCCTGGCCTTTGAGAACAATGAGGATGGAGCCAAAGACAACAAGGACGGAGGCCTGGACGCAGCTTCCCTCCCGAGTCTGTCAGAGAGCGGGACTCGATCACCGCAGTGCCGGATCTGCTTCCAGGGCCCGGAGAAG GGGGAGCTGTTGAGCCCGTGTCGCTGTGCGGGCTCTGTGCGCTGCACCCACCAGTCCTGCCTTATCCGCTGGATCAGTGAGAGGGGCTCCTGGAGCTGTGAGCTCTGCTACTTCAAGTACCAGGTCCTGGCCATCAGCACCAAGAACCCACTGCAG TGGCAGGCCATCTCCCTGACCGTGATCGAGAGGGTGCAGATTGCAGCCATTATCCTGGGCTCTTTGTTCCTCATCGCCAGTATCTCCTGGCTGGTGTGGTCCTCTCTCAGCCCTCAAGCCAAGTGGCAGCGGCAGGACCTCCTCTTCCAGATCTGCTACGGCATGTACGGCTTCATGGACATAGTTTGTATAG GCCTTATAATCCATGAAGGATCGTCTGTTTACCGGATCTTTAAGCGCTGGCAGGCGGTGAACCAGAAGTGGAAAGTTCTCAATTATGAGAAAGCAAAGGATTTAGATGACCCCATCGGTTCCAGCAGTAAAGGTCGTGTGGAGAGGAACCCCTCTAACACAGACCGCGGGCGGAGGACGGGTCGTCACGTCAGGACTATTCTCAACCACCACTGTGGCTATACTATTTTGCACATCCTCAGCCAGTTAAGACCCAACAACCTGCGCCATGCCAACCAAGAGGTGGTCATGAGGGTGACCACTGTATGA